A single Brienomyrus brachyistius isolate T26 chromosome 11, BBRACH_0.4, whole genome shotgun sequence DNA region contains:
- the LOC125751770 gene encoding normal mucosa of esophagus-specific gene 1 protein-like has protein sequence MSGFFAMLRKKKELIPLIGCMVFAATGATSASIYFLLTKPDVIINKKNNPEPWECLDPSKPQKLITINQQWKPVEELQLVKSLTK, from the exons ATGTCTGGATTTTTTGCCATGTTGAGAAAAAAGAAAGAG TTGATCCCTCTGATTGGATGTATGGTGTTTGCAGCGACCGGAGCCACATCCGCGTCAATTTACTTCTTACTCACAAAACCAGATGTAAT cATAAACAAGAAAAATAACCCAGAGCCTTGGGAGTGCCTGGATCCTTCCAAACCTCAGAAG CTGATTACCATCAATCAGCAGTGGAAGCCAGTAGAGGAATTGCAGCTGGTGAAGAGTTTGACGAAGTGA